In Euphorbia lathyris chromosome 10, ddEupLath1.1, whole genome shotgun sequence, a single genomic region encodes these proteins:
- the LOC136208839 gene encoding protein PIN-LIKES 7-like, whose amino-acid sequence MGFWTLFEVATMPNLQLILISGLGALLATNYCNLLTADARKSLNKIVFIVFTPSLMFASLAKTVTLEDIISWWYMPINIGFTFLIGGILGWILVKVMKPAPHLEGLVIATCSTGNLGNLLLIIVPAICNEAGSPFGERETCRTIGLSYASFSMALGGFYIWTYTYHLIRSSAAKLETSQVDEEVIKEANKDLESNQETHLLKGENEEHVPVYLASAKSIDDIVPQEFPQVHGSEKSFWSKLWGTLSQILEELMAPPTIAAILGFVFGAVTFLRNLIIGEGAPFHVIQDSIKLLGDGTIPCITLILGGNLIQGLRRSRMKGWIIVWIVCIRYVIQPAIGIWIVKAASNLGFLPSDHLFQFVLMVQYTLPPAMNIGTMTQLFNVGQEECSVLFLWTYIIAAFAMTFWSTVFMWILS is encoded by the exons ATGGGTTTCTGGACACTGTTTGAAGTGGCAACAATGCCTAATTTACAACTCATATTAATCAGTGGATTAGGAGCTTTATTAGCTACTAATTACTGCAATCTTCTTACTGCTGATGCCAGAAAATCCTTAAACAAG ATTGTGTTCATTGTGTTCACACCTTCCCTGATGTTTGCTAGTCTAGCAAAAACAGTTACACTTGAAGATATCATTTCATG GTGGTATATGCCAATTAACATCGGCTTCACCTTCTTGATCGGAGGGATTCTTGGATGGATTCTTGTTAAAGTAATGAAACCAGCCCCTCATCTCGAGGGGCTCGTTATTGCTACATGTTCGACAG GAAATTTGGGAAATCTTCTCCTCATCATTGTTCCTGCCATCTGTAACGAGGCGGGTAGCCCTTTCGGTGAACGCGAAACTTGCAGGACCATCGGACTCTCCTACGCATCTTTCTCCATGGCG CTTGGTGGTTTCTACATTTGGACATACACGTACCATTTGATCCGTTCTTCTGCTGCAAAACTCGAAACGAGTCAAGTAGACGAAGAGGTCATAAAAGAAGCGAACAAGGACTTAGAATCTAATCAAGAGACTCATCTTCTCAAGGGAGAAAATGAAGAACATGTTCCGGTGTATCTCGCATCAGCCAAATCTATTGATGAT ATTGTTCCCCAAGAATTTCCGCAAGTACACGGGAGCGAAAAATCATTTTGGAGTAAACTGTGGGGAACTCTCAGTCAGATTCTAGAAGAGCTCATGGCGCCTCCTACGATTGCTGCA ATTCTCGGATTCGTATTTGGAGCCGTTACATTCTTGAGAAACCTCATAATCGGAGAAGGAGCTCCTTTCCATGTCATCCAAGATTCCATCAAACTACTCGG agaCGGAACAATTCCTTGTATCACACTTATACTAGGAGGCAACCTCATTCAAG GATTAAGAAGATCAAGAATGAAGGGATGGATAATAGTATGGATAGTATGTATTCGTTATGTGATACAACCTGCAATTGGAATTTGGATAGTGAAAGCTGCTTCAAATCTTGGTTTTCTTCCATCTGATCATCTTTTCCAGTTCGTTCTCATGGTTCAATATACTCTCCCACCTGCAATGAATATTG GGACCATGACGCAACTATTTAATGTGGGTCAAGAAGAGTGTTCAGTCCTCTTCCTATGGACATATATAATTGCTGCATTTGCCATGACTTTCTGGTCAACGGTCTTCATGTGGATTTTATCCTAA